From the Catenulispora sp. EB89 genome, the window CTCCGCCTCCGGCTGCTCCTGCCGAGCCTGCCACGCGTCACCGGACCGCGTCCGTCGCAGAACCTTGATGGCGCTGCCGCCCTCGGGCCCGTCGGCGTTCAGATGGTGCGGCGCGGCATACGTGATCTCCACCGACACCATGTCGCCGGGACGCGGCAAGTCAACGGCAGCCGTGTCGCCCACAGCAAAGTGCACCAACCGGTTGTCCGGAGCCCGCCCCGACATCCGCCGCGTCTCCCCGTTCTTACGCCCCTCGCCCTCGGCGACCAGCAGCTCGACGGTCCGCCCGACCTGCTTCTTGTTCTCCTCCCAGGAGATCTCCTCCTGCAGCGCGACCAACCGCTCGTACCGCGCCTGCACGACCTCCTTGGGCACCTGCCCCTCCATCGTGGCCGCGGGCGTCCCGGGCCGCTTGGAGTACTGGAACGTGAACGCGGCCGAGAACCGCGCCTCGCGCACCACGTGCATCGTCTCCTCGAAGTCCTCCTCGGTCTCCCCGGGGAAGCCGACGATGATGTCGGTGGTGATCGCCGCGTCCGGCATCGCCGCCCGCACCCGCTCGATGATGCCCAGGTAGCGGTCCTGCCGGTAGGAGCGCCGCATCGCGCGCAGCACCGTGTCCGAGCCGGACTGCAGCGGCATGTGCAGCTGCGGCATGACGTTCGGCGTCTCGGCCATCGCCGCGATCACGTCGTCGGTGAAGTCCCGCGGATGCGGCGAGGTGAAGCGCACCCGCTCCAGGCCCTCGATCTGCCCGCACGCGCGCAGCAGCTGCGCGAACGCCTCCCGGTCCCCGCTGTGTCCATTGGCGGCTCCGCCGAATTCCGACCCGTACGCGTTGACGTTCTGCCCCAGCAGCGTCACCTCGCACACGCCCTCGGCGACCAGCGCCTCGATCTCGGACAGGATCTCCCCGGGCCGCCGGTCCTTCTCCTTGCCGCGCAACGCGGGCACGATGCAGAAGGTGCAGGTGTTGTTGCACCCGACGGACACGCTGACCCACGCCGCGTACGCCGACTCCCGCCGCGTCGGCAGCGTGGAGGGGAACACGTCCAGCGACTCCAGGATCTCCACCTGGGCCTCGTCCTGTACCCGGGCGCGCTCCAGCAACACCGGCAACGACCCGATGTTGTGCGTCCCGAACACCACGTCCACCCACGGCGCGCGCCGCGTGATCTCCCCGCGGTCCTTCTGCGCCAGGCACCCCCCGACCGCGATCCGCATCCCCGGCCGGGCCGCCTTCACCGAGGCCAGGTGCCCCAGGTTCCCGTAGAGCCGGTTGTCGGCGTTCTCCCGCACCGCGCAGGTGTTGAGCACCACCACGTCCGCCTCGGCGGCGCCGTCCTCGGCGCGCACATAGCCGGCGCCTTCGAGCAGGCCGGACAGGCGCTCGGAGTCGTGGACGTTCATCTGGCAGCCGTAGGTGCGGACGATGTATGTCTTGTCGGTCGCGGTGTCGGGCATGCCTACCAGGATAGGCGCTGCGGCCGCGTGGGCAGGCCGTCCCCGGCCACCCGCGGCTACTTGGCCGCGAAGCCGCCGTAGAAGACGGCCAGTCCCCCGGCGGCGAACAGGCCGGCGATGATCCAGAACCGGATGGTCACGTTGACCTCGTTCCAGCCCAGCATCTCGAAGTGGTGGTGGATCGGCGCGATCTTGAAGACCCGTTTGCCGTGCCGCAGCTTGTACGACCCGACCTGGATCACCACCGACATCAGCTCGGTCACGAACAGGCCGCCGATGACCACGGCGAGCAGTTCGGTGCGGGAGCAGATGGCCAGGCCGGCGAAGGCGCCGCCGAGCGCCAGGGAGCCGGTGTCGCCCATGAAGATCTTGGCCGGGGTGGCGTTCCACCACAGGAAGCCGAAGCACGCGCCGACCAGCGCGGCGCCCACGACCGCCAGGTCCAGGGGGTCGCGGACCTGGTAGCAGCCGCCGTGCGGGGCCAGGCCGCAGGGCTGGCCATACTGCCAGATGCCGATCACCGTGTAGGCGCCGAACGCCAGCACCGAGGCGCCGGCGGCGAGGCCGTCCTGGCCGTCGGTGATGTTGACGGCGTTGGCCCAGCCGGCGGTCATGACGTAGCACCATCCGACGAACAGGATCGGGCCCAGGCCCAGCCAGCTGACGTCGTGCAGGACGGACACGTGGTCGCTGGCCGGGGTGATCCCCAGGGAGTTGCGGAACCGCAGCGCCAGCACGGCGAAGGCGATGGTCACCGAGCACTGGCCGACCAGCTTCGCCTTGGCCCGCAGCCCCAGCGACCGGCTCCGGTTGATCTTGATGAAGTCGTCGAGGAACCCGACGGCCCCCATCCCGGTCATCAGCAGCAGCACCAGCAGCGCCGAGGGCGTCGGCGCCTTGCCGATGATCGCCTTGGTGAGGAAGTACCCGATCAGCACGGAGAGCACGATCACCGTGCCGCCCATGGTCGGCGTGCCCCGCTTGACCAGATGCGTCTTCGGGCCGTCCTCGCGGACTTCCTGGCCGTAGCCGCGCTTTTTGAAGAACCTGATCGCGACCGGGGTGCCCAAAAGCGAACATATCAGCGCGATGGACATGGCGTAGAGCACCGATCGCATCACGGGGTGGGTCCTCCAACGGGGTGCGCGTTCGGGGGGAACGACGGAGTCATAGTACGCAGAGGGAAAGCCTTACCGTGGCACGGGTCTGACTAGCCGATGAGCCTTCGCGACGCCATCGCGAAGCTGACGCCGTCACGACGCTGAGGAAGTCGCCTGGTCTCGCTCGAAGTAGATCCAGTACTGCTGGAGATGCGGCGGAATCTCCGTCCCCACGTACGGTGTCCGCTCCACGAACCCGCGCGAGCGGTACAGGCGCTGGGCGTCCGCCATGAAGCGGACCGTGTCGAGGCGCACAACGCGCGCCCGCATCTGCCGCGCCTCCTCGAGCAGGCGGTCGAGCAGCCGCGAGCCGACATGCATCCCGCGGCACTCGGGCACCACGTACATCCGCTTCACCTCGACGACGCCGGGCTCCAGCGTGCGCAGCCCGGCCACGCCGACCAGCCCGCCGGCCGCGTCCTGCGCCACGAACAGGGCTTTCGACGGGTCGCGGTACTCCTCCAGCGAGTCGCGCAGGCCGGAGACGTCGGTCGGCGAGTCCTCGACGCCGAAGGTCTCCTGGAGCTCCCGCAGCGCCGTGGTCATGTAGTCCACCAGCAGCTTGGTGATCTCCTCGGCCTCGGTGGAGAGGTCGGCGCGGCGGACGACGATCGTCATGGGATGGACAATAGCCGGTATGGCACCGGCACCCCACCTGAACCCGGACGCACTCCACACCCTCCACCAGACGATCGCGGCCCGCGTCGGACGCGCCGAGCTGCCCGGCGTGGTGACGCTCGTCGCCCGGGTCGGCGACGACGGCTCCGAACAGGTCGACGTCGGCGTCTTCGGCGAGACCGGCCTCGGCTCCGGCGACCCGATGCGCCGCGACACCCCGTTCCGCATCACCTCGATGACCAAGCCGATCGTCGCCGCCACGGTCCTGGCCCTGGCCGAGGCCGGCGCGCTGGACCTCGACGCCCCGGTCGACGGCCTGCTCCCCGAGCTCGCCGACCGCAGGGTCCTGACGCACCTGGACGGCCCGCTGGACCGGACCGTCCCGGCCGAGCGCCCGATCACCGCCCGCGACCTGCTGACCTTCCGCCTCGGGTTCGGCATGAACGGCGGGCCGCCGGACATCAACCCGCCGTACCCGATCAACCTGGCCGCCGAGGCGCGCGACCTGGTCCTGGCACAGCCGGAGCCGCGGACGCCGCACACGCCGGACGAGTGGATCCGGCTGTTGGGCGAACTCCCGCTGATGGACCAGCCCGGCACGCGCTGGCGCTACAACGTCGGCTCGCTCGTCCAGGGCGTCCTGATCGCCCGCGCCGCCAAGGCACCTCTCGACGACGTCGTCAGGGAACTGATCTTCGACCCGCTGGGCATGGCCCGCACCGGTTTCAGCGTCCCCGAGGACCAGGCGCGCAGGCTCCCCGGCTGGTACTTCACCGACTCCGCCGCCGGAAAGCCGACGCGGCAGCCGGCCGAACCCTGGCAGACCTGGGCCGCTCCCGCCGTCTTCCCCTCCGGCGCGGCTGGCCTGATCAGCACGGCCGACGATTACTACGCCTTCGCGCGCATGCTGTTGCGCCACGGTTCGCACGAGGGCCGCCAGGTCCTGTCTCAGGAATCGGTCACGCTGATGACCACCAACCAGCTGACCCCGGAGCAGGTCGCCGAAGCCCCCTTCCCCCTCGACGGCGAAGGCTGGGGCATGGGGCTGTCCGTCACCGCCGGAGGCCGCTACGGCTGGGACGGCGGCTGGGGCACGTTCTGGGCCAACCACCCGCGCCTCGGCCTCTGCGCGATCTTCATGTCGCAGACCACTGACGCGATCTTCAACGGCACCACAGCCGAGTTCGACGCCCTCGCCACGCAAGCGGCCGCCTGAGGATTCCAAGGAGCCCGATGAGCACTCCCGTCATCACCGAGACCGACGTCAAAGCCGCCGCCGACCGCATCAGCTCCCGAGTGCGGCGCGTCGCCGTCACGCGCGCCGACGCCGACGTCGTCCCCGGCGCCGGCACCAACACCGCCGAGGTGTGGCTGGCCTGCGAGTTCATGCAGCACGGCGGCTCGTTCAAAGCGCGCGGCGCCCTGAACCTCGCCCTGCACCACCTCGAGAACGGCACCATGCCGCCCGAGGGCATCGCCATCGCCTCCGGCGGCAACGCCGCGATCGCCGCCGCGTGGGCCGGCCGCGCCGCCGGCATCAAGGTCACCGTCTTCGTCCCGGAGACCGCGCCGGCCGTGAAGGTCGCCAAGCTCCGCGCACTCGGCGCCGACGTACGCCTCGAAGGCACCGCCTACGCGCACGCGCTGGAGGCCTCCATCAAGCACGCCGAAGCCACCGGCGCCCTGCTCTCCCACGCCTACGACAACCCCCTGATCGCCGCCGGCGCCGGAACCTGCGCCGCCGAGATCCGCGACCAGGCCCCCGACATCGACACCGTCATGGTCGCGGTCGGAGGCGGCGGCCTGTTCGCCGGCACCGCCGCCGCGATGTTCCCGCACGGCGTCCGCGTGGTTGCCGTCGAACCCGAGAACTGCCGCGCCCTCAACGCCGCACTGGAAGCCGGCGGCCCGACGGACGTCGACGTGCAGTCCGTAGCCGCCGACTCCCTCGGCGCACGCCGCGTCTCCGAGACCGCACACCGCCTGGCGACCAACCCCCTGGCCACCTCGGTCCTGGTCACCGACGAGCAGATCATCGCAGCCCGCGCCGCCCTGTGGGAGGACCGCCGCGTGCTGGTGGAGCACGGCGCCGCGGCCGCGCTGGCCGCCTTGGCGTCCGGGCGGTACTCCCCGCGCGAGGGCGAACGGATCGCTGTCGTGCTGTGCGGCGCGAACACCGATCCGTCCGACCTGTCTCACTGAACCCCTACTGAGCCATCACTGCACGACCGACCACACGAACGTGGCCGTGCCGGACACCCCCGCGGGATCGGTGGCCGTCACGGTCACGGTGTACGTCCCCAGCGTGGTGCCGCTACCGGAGATCGTGCCGTTGCCGCTGATGCTGGTCCCCGGCGGCAGCCCGCTGGCCGTGAAGGTCAGCGTCTGCCCCTGCTTGGAGTCCACGGCCTGCATCGGGAAGGACACCGCCGCGCCCTTCGGGCTGCTGTAGCCGAAGGGGTTGACCACGCCGACCGTCTCCGCGCCCGGGACACCCGAGTTCGGCGTCACGTTCGCGCTGACCGCCGTGTTCGCCGACGACACCCCCGCGTAGGAGGCACCGGCGGCGACCTGACCGGTCAACGTGTTGGCCAGCGAAGTCGAACCGGTCAGCGGCAGGTTGTTGGAGGCATCGCCGACCCGGATGGCGTACGTCCCGGCCTGCGCCTCCCACTGGTTGTCGGTACTGGACCACGAGGCCAGGTTGTGAACCGTCAACGGGAAACTGACCTGCGCGCTCTGCCCCGGGTTGAGCATCACCCGCTGGAACCCGGCCAGCTGGTTCGGCGGGTCCTGACTGGCCGCCGGGTCGCCGACATACAGCTGCGCCACCTCGGCCCCGGCCACCGAGCCGGTGTTGGTGACCGTCGCGGACACCGTGGCCTGGCCGTTGGCGTTGAACCCGCCCACCGCCAGATTGGAGAAGGCGAACTTGGTGTACGACAGCCCGAAACCGAACGGGAACGCCGGCGTGATGTTCTGCGACTGATACCACCGGTAGCCGATGTTCACACCCTCGCTGTAGATCGGCCCCGTCGGCGTCCCCGGCCACTGCGCCGTCGTCTGCGCCGGAACCTGCGACAACGACGACGGGAACGTCACCGGCAACTTGCCCGACGGGTTCACCGTCCCGAAGATCAGCGAAGCCACCGCCGCACCGGTCTCCTGGCCGCCGTACCAGTTCTCGAACACACCGGCCACCGAGTTCAGCCACGGCATGACCACCGGCGAGCCGCTGTTGATCACCACGATCGTGTTCGGGTTCACCGCCGCCACGTCCGAGATCATCGTCTCGTCGGCGGCTGACACGTCGAGCGTCTTCAGGTCGCTCTCCTCGCCCTCCGGCGCACTGACGAAGACGATCGCATAGGTCGCAGCCTGCGCCGCAGCCACCGCCTGCGGGATGTTCGTCGTCCCGTTGTCGTCGCCGGCCGTGTAGGTGACCTTCACGTTCGGCCCGACCGCGTTCTGGATCCCGGTGACCGGCCAGACCGTGTTCGAGCTGTCGACCCCGCCACTACCACCGCCGGCGAGCTCCACCGCGGCGCCGCCGTCCGTCCCGAGAACCGCGATGCTCTTCGCAGTACTCGGATTCGGGTTCAGCGGCAGGATGCCGTTGTTCTTCAGCAGGACCGTGCCCTCCTGGCCCAGCTGCAGCGCGGTCTGCTGGTGCGCCGTAGTGGTCACCGTGTTCGCCAGCGCCCCGGACGCCGGGTTGTCGAACATCCCGAAGGCGAACATCTGGGTCAGGATCCTGGCCACGATGGCGTTCAGCGTCCCCTGGTCGAACTGGCCGGCGGCCAGCGCGTTGCCCAGGTTGGTCGCGTAGGAGTTGAACGGCATCGCGATGTCCAGGCCGCCGTTGGCGTCGGCGACCGCCGGACCCGCGGCGCCCCAGTCGGAGACGATGAAGCCGCCGTAGTTGGCCTGGGTGTCCAGGCCGTTGCGGAGCATCGAGGCGCTGGCGCAGGACGAGGCACCGTTGACCACGGCGTAGGAGCACATGAACGACGCCGGCGCGGACTGCGCGATCGAGTCCTGGAACGGAGCCAGGTACAGCTCCTGCATCGCCTGGTTGCCGACGATCTCGTTGTTGCCGCCGTTCGGGTACTGCTCCTGGTCGTAGGCGGCCACGTGCTTCACATCGGCCATCACGCCCTGGCTCTGCAGGCCCTTCACCTCGGCCGAGGTGACCTGGCCGGCCAGGAACGGGTCCTCGCCATAGGTTTCGTACGTCCGGCCCCAGCGCGGGTCGCGCACCACGTTGGATGTCGGGCCGAGCGAGACGTTGACGCCCTTGCCCGCGAACTCCGCGCCCTTGGCCGTCCCCTCCTGCCCGATCAGCGTCGTGTCCCAGGTCGCCGCGGCGGACTCCCCGTCGGGGAAGGCCGTCACGCCGCCGTTGCCGTCGCCGACCCCGGACGGTCCGTCCTCCATGTTGGTCTGCGCGATGCACAGGTTGGGGATGCCCGCGACGTGGCCGATGTAGTTCGTGGTGCCGTCGCCGGCGACCAGGGTCAGTTCCTCGGACTGGTTCATGGTGTTGAGGACCTGCTGGACCCGCTGCGCCACCGGAGCCGTCGAGCCGACCCAGGGGCAGACGCCGTTGCCGCCGTTGCCGTTGCCGCCGGTGACCGGCGGGATGTTGGTCAGGCCGTAGACGTCGAACTCGAGGATCGAGTATCCCCACTGCGTGGCCCGCGCCGTGCCGTACATGCGGACGTAGCGGTCGGTCGTGGAGACCGGGATCGTCTGGTGGCCGCCGGTCCCGGTGGTCGTGGAGTAGACGTTCGTCCAGGTCGTGTTGTCGTTGGAGACCTGGATCTGGAACGCCGAGGCGTACGCGTTCTCCCACAGGATGCCCACGTTGCAGATCTGCTGCTGGCTCCCGAGGTCGACCTCCAGCCACTGCGGGTCGCTGTACGCGCTCTCCCAGCGGGTGCCGGGGTCGCCGTCGGTGGCCGAGGGAGCCAGGTTGCCGGTGGCGGAGTACGTCGAGGACGCCGTGGTCGGCTGGTCCATCGCCAGGTCCTGCGTGCCGCAGTACTGGCCCGGGCCGGGCCCGCCGCCGCCCGATCCCTGCGTGAAGGTCAGGAAGTGCAGGTTGAAGCCGTTCGCGTCCTGCTTCACGGTCAGCGTCTGGGCCCCGGCCGGCAGGGTCAGCGTCGCCGTGACGTTGGTCCAGGTCGCGTAGCTCCCGGTGTTCGGGACGGCGACCGCCCCGGTGAGGTTGGCACCGGAAGCGTTTTCGACGTGCAGCGCGTCGGAGACCCCGTACGGCGACGACACCCGGAAGCTGACGGTGTACGTGCCGCTGGTGGCCACCTGGACCGTGTAGTTGAACCACTGCCCGGCGTTGGTCCAGCCCATGTCGTAGGCACCGCCGGTGGCACTGGTGTCCTGGGTGTCGCTGGTGTTCTCCAGGTCCACCGAGTCGGTGCGGTAGCCGGTGGCCGTGCCGTTCCCGGCGACCGTGTTGTAGGCGACGCCTTGGCCGCCGGTGTCGTAGTTGGCGACCTGGACGGTGCCGGGCACCGGTGCGGGCGTCCCGCCGAACGGCTTGTCGCCACCGCCGCCACCGCTGGCGGTGAGGGTGAAGGCCATGTTGTGGAAGTTGAAGCCGTTCGAGTCCTGCTTCACTGTCAGCGTCTGGGTGCCGGCGGGCAGAACCAGGCTGGCGGTGACGGTGGTCCAGGTCTCGTAGCCGCCGGTGTTGGGGACGGCGACCGAGCCGGTGAGGTTGGCGCCGGAGGAGTCGGCGATGTGCAGTGCGTCGGTCAGGCCGTATGGCGAGGACAGCCTGAAGGCAACGCTGTAGGTGCCGGCGGTAGCGACGTTGACGGTGTAGTTGAACCACTGCCCCGGCGTCGTCCAACCGATGTCATAGGCGCCACCGGCCGGGCTCGTGCCCAGCGTGTCGGCGGTGGTCTCCAGGTCGATCCCGTCGGCGCGGTAGCTGTTCGCCGAGCCGTTGCCGGGAGCCGTGTTGTAGGCGACGCCTTGGCCGCCGGTGTCGTAGTTCGCAGCCTCGACCAGGCCGGGTAGGGCCGCGGGCGTCCCGCCGAACGGGGTGCCGGCGGCGGCGTGCGCCTGGCTGGGCAAACCCGCCAGCGACGCGGCGAACAACGCCCCGGCCGCCAGCAGGGTCCGGAAAACCGGCCGTGGGCTGGACGTTCCTGGTCTGGACGTCCGTGGTCTGGCCGACCGCGGTCGGCCGCGCGCGGCTGTGAGGAGCCTCATTGCAGTCCCTTCAATCCTGGAGACCTCACCGATGGCAGCCGCGTACGGCCGGCGTGTCATCGGTGCGACGTGATCAGGGAGGGCGCCCTCGTTCGGCTTGAATATTGCGCGCGGGTTAACCACTGTCAATGAAGAACCGGTTCCGGAACCGTTCCCGTAACCGCATCCGTTACCGGTTCCGGGGCCTCGGAGCCAGGCCCCGGCAGCTCAACAGCGCTCTGCGATGAGATCACACCTCGGCGACGGTCCGCGCACCAACCTCAGAAGACTGAGACAAATCCCGGCGCTTCGCCTGGGGCCGCAACAGGATCAGGGCGGCGATCGCGGCCAGGGCCAGCATCCCGGCGCCGCTGCGGAACGCGAGGTGCAGCGCCTCGACGAAGGAGCTGTCCACGGTGTCGCGCAGGACCGGCGGCAGCGCGCGGCTCGCCGTGATCCCGCCGGCGCCGCCGTTCGTGACCGCGGCCACGACCTGGTGCGTGTGCGCGGCGTCGACGCCGTGCGCGTGCAGCCTGTCGTGGAGCAGGCCGGTCATCCGGCTGGTCAGGATCGCGCCGAGGGCGGCGATGCCGACCACGCCGCCGACCTCGCGCATGGTGTTCGTGACCGCCGAGGCCATGCCGGCCTTCGGGCCCGGGACGCGTTCGAGCACCGCGACCGAGACCGGCGCGAAGGACAGGCCCATGCCCAGGCCCATGACCGGCAGCGTCCACACGTACTGGTCGTAGTGCGCGCCGAGGCCGTAGAGCGACAGCCCTCCGAGCGCGATGGCGCACAGTGTCAGGCCGCTGACGAGCGCCGGACGCGGACCGAGGCGACCGGTGACGATACCGGCGACCGGGGCCGCCACCATGATCGAGGCGGTCGCGGGCAGCGAGCCGACCCCGGCCATGGTGGGCGACCAGCCGTAGACGTCCTGCATCAGCAACGGCAGGAAGAACAGCGCGCCGAACATCCCGAAGCTGACCATGAACCCGCTCATCAGGGCGCCGGTGATGACGCGGTCGCGGAAGAACGACAGGTCGAGCATCGGCGCCGCGCGCGTCGCCTCGATGACGAGGAACGCGGCCAGCGCGAGCACCGCGAGGGCCGCGGCGGTCAGCACCCGGGCGCTCTCCCAGCCCGAACTCGGCCCCTCGATGAGCGCGAACACCAGCGCGCCGAAGCCGAGGGCGCCGGTGACCTGGCCGGGGATGTCGAAGCGGTCGCGGCCGTCGTGGAACTCCGGCAGCACCCGCCGACCCACCAGCAGCGCC encodes:
- the miaB gene encoding tRNA (N6-isopentenyl adenosine(37)-C2)-methylthiotransferase MiaB — encoded protein: MPDTATDKTYIVRTYGCQMNVHDSERLSGLLEGAGYVRAEDGAAEADVVVLNTCAVRENADNRLYGNLGHLASVKAARPGMRIAVGGCLAQKDRGEITRRAPWVDVVFGTHNIGSLPVLLERARVQDEAQVEILESLDVFPSTLPTRRESAYAAWVSVSVGCNNTCTFCIVPALRGKEKDRRPGEILSEIEALVAEGVCEVTLLGQNVNAYGSEFGGAANGHSGDREAFAQLLRACGQIEGLERVRFTSPHPRDFTDDVIAAMAETPNVMPQLHMPLQSGSDTVLRAMRRSYRQDRYLGIIERVRAAMPDAAITTDIIVGFPGETEEDFEETMHVVREARFSAAFTFQYSKRPGTPAATMEGQVPKEVVQARYERLVALQEEISWEENKKQVGRTVELLVAEGEGRKNGETRRMSGRAPDNRLVHFAVGDTAAVDLPRPGDMVSVEITYAAPHHLNADGPEGGSAIKVLRRTRSGDAWQARQEQPEAERRTAAVALGMPSIGKPAVSASAAASAGAEDACGVC
- the mraY gene encoding phospho-N-acetylmuramoyl-pentapeptide-transferase, with product MRSVLYAMSIALICSLLGTPVAIRFFKKRGYGQEVREDGPKTHLVKRGTPTMGGTVIVLSVLIGYFLTKAIIGKAPTPSALLVLLLMTGMGAVGFLDDFIKINRSRSLGLRAKAKLVGQCSVTIAFAVLALRFRNSLGITPASDHVSVLHDVSWLGLGPILFVGWCYVMTAGWANAVNITDGQDGLAAGASVLAFGAYTVIGIWQYGQPCGLAPHGGCYQVRDPLDLAVVGAALVGACFGFLWWNATPAKIFMGDTGSLALGGAFAGLAICSRTELLAVVIGGLFVTELMSVVIQVGSYKLRHGKRVFKIAPIHHHFEMLGWNEVNVTIRFWIIAGLFAAGGLAVFYGGFAAK
- a CDS encoding GNAT family N-acetyltransferase, which translates into the protein MTIVVRRADLSTEAEEITKLLVDYMTTALRELQETFGVEDSPTDVSGLRDSLEEYRDPSKALFVAQDAAGGLVGVAGLRTLEPGVVEVKRMYVVPECRGMHVGSRLLDRLLEEARQMRARVVRLDTVRFMADAQRLYRSRGFVERTPYVGTEIPPHLQQYWIYFERDQATSSAS
- a CDS encoding serine hydrolase domain-containing protein, with protein sequence MAPAPHLNPDALHTLHQTIAARVGRAELPGVVTLVARVGDDGSEQVDVGVFGETGLGSGDPMRRDTPFRITSMTKPIVAATVLALAEAGALDLDAPVDGLLPELADRRVLTHLDGPLDRTVPAERPITARDLLTFRLGFGMNGGPPDINPPYPINLAAEARDLVLAQPEPRTPHTPDEWIRLLGELPLMDQPGTRWRYNVGSLVQGVLIARAAKAPLDDVVRELIFDPLGMARTGFSVPEDQARRLPGWYFTDSAAGKPTRQPAEPWQTWAAPAVFPSGAAGLISTADDYYAFARMLLRHGSHEGRQVLSQESVTLMTTNQLTPEQVAEAPFPLDGEGWGMGLSVTAGGRYGWDGGWGTFWANHPRLGLCAIFMSQTTDAIFNGTTAEFDALATQAAA
- a CDS encoding threonine/serine dehydratase, whose protein sequence is MSTPVITETDVKAAADRISSRVRRVAVTRADADVVPGAGTNTAEVWLACEFMQHGGSFKARGALNLALHHLENGTMPPEGIAIASGGNAAIAAAWAGRAAGIKVTVFVPETAPAVKVAKLRALGADVRLEGTAYAHALEASIKHAEATGALLSHAYDNPLIAAGAGTCAAEIRDQAPDIDTVMVAVGGGGLFAGTAAAMFPHGVRVVAVEPENCRALNAALEAGGPTDVDVQSVAADSLGARRVSETAHRLATNPLATSVLVTDEQIIAARAALWEDRRVLVEHGAAAALAALASGRYSPREGERIAVVLCGANTDPSDLSH
- a CDS encoding glycoside hydrolase family 3 C-terminal domain-containing protein; the encoded protein is MRLLTAARGRPRSARPRTSRPGTSSPRPVFRTLLAAGALFAASLAGLPSQAHAAAGTPFGGTPAALPGLVEAANYDTGGQGVAYNTAPGNGSANSYRADGIDLETTADTLGTSPAGGAYDIGWTTPGQWFNYTVNVATAGTYSVAFRLSSPYGLTDALHIADSSGANLTGSVAVPNTGGYETWTTVTASLVLPAGTQTLTVKQDSNGFNFHNMAFTLTASGGGGGDKPFGGTPAPVPGTVQVANYDTGGQGVAYNTVAGNGTATGYRTDSVDLENTSDTQDTSATGGAYDMGWTNAGQWFNYTVQVATSGTYTVSFRVSSPYGVSDALHVENASGANLTGAVAVPNTGSYATWTNVTATLTLPAGAQTLTVKQDANGFNLHFLTFTQGSGGGGPGPGQYCGTQDLAMDQPTTASSTYSATGNLAPSATDGDPGTRWESAYSDPQWLEVDLGSQQQICNVGILWENAYASAFQIQVSNDNTTWTNVYSTTTGTGGHQTIPVSTTDRYVRMYGTARATQWGYSILEFDVYGLTNIPPVTGGNGNGGNGVCPWVGSTAPVAQRVQQVLNTMNQSEELTLVAGDGTTNYIGHVAGIPNLCIAQTNMEDGPSGVGDGNGGVTAFPDGESAAATWDTTLIGQEGTAKGAEFAGKGVNVSLGPTSNVVRDPRWGRTYETYGEDPFLAGQVTSAEVKGLQSQGVMADVKHVAAYDQEQYPNGGNNEIVGNQAMQELYLAPFQDSIAQSAPASFMCSYAVVNGASSCASASMLRNGLDTQANYGGFIVSDWGAAGPAVADANGGLDIAMPFNSYATNLGNALAAGQFDQGTLNAIVARILTQMFAFGMFDNPASGALANTVTTTAHQQTALQLGQEGTVLLKNNGILPLNPNPSTAKSIAVLGTDGGAAVELAGGGSGGVDSSNTVWPVTGIQNAVGPNVKVTYTAGDDNGTTNIPQAVAAAQAATYAIVFVSAPEGEESDLKTLDVSAADETMISDVAAVNPNTIVVINSGSPVVMPWLNSVAGVFENWYGGQETGAAVASLIFGTVNPSGKLPVTFPSSLSQVPAQTTAQWPGTPTGPIYSEGVNIGYRWYQSQNITPAFPFGFGLSYTKFAFSNLAVGGFNANGQATVSATVTNTGSVAGAEVAQLYVGDPAASQDPPNQLAGFQRVMLNPGQSAQVSFPLTVHNLASWSSTDNQWEAQAGTYAIRVGDASNNLPLTGSTSLANTLTGQVAAGASYAGVSSANTAVSANVTPNSGVPGAETVGVVNPFGYSSPKGAAVSFPMQAVDSKQGQTLTFTASGLPPGTSISGNGTISGSGTTLGTYTVTVTATDPAGVSGTATFVWSVVQ
- a CDS encoding MFS transporter, giving the protein MVNPAIPERTRSGTDDGTPPEASAEAAQAAPATSAASAASTGEVPSRRKALILGTLCITLFMAMLDNVVVNTALPKIGSQLHAGVTGLQWVVEGYSLVYAALLLTGGTLGDRLGRKRVFLTGVVGFTLGSMLCALSGSIGELVAARMLQGVGAALLTPGSLSIIRNTFPDPRERARAIGLWSGISGLGLALGPAVGGPLVDAFGWSSVFWINVPIGAVALLVGRRVLPEFHDGRDRFDIPGQVTGALGFGALVFALIEGPSSGWESARVLTAAALAVLALAAFLVIEATRAAPMLDLSFFRDRVITGALMSGFMVSFGMFGALFFLPLLMQDVYGWSPTMAGVGSLPATASIMVAAPVAGIVTGRLGPRPALVSGLTLCAIALGGLSLYGLGAHYDQYVWTLPVMGLGMGLSFAPVSVAVLERVPGPKAGMASAVTNTMREVGGVVGIAALGAILTSRMTGLLHDRLHAHGVDAAHTHQVVAAVTNGGAGGITASRALPPVLRDTVDSSFVEALHLAFRSGAGMLALAAIAALILLRPQAKRRDLSQSSEVGARTVAEV